catcatctttattttttggcaaaatcacagaaagttagtgtgttgtctttgGACACACGTCACACATGTGAcaactcttttattttaaaacacacaagaggATTTGTTACGGACGCTTTAACCGGAGAGTTCAggtgctgactgtgctgtgagcgccccctgctgccgaGAACCAGCCCCAGACCAAGAGGCTCAACATggcaaggaaaaactgattttatccACTGAACCTcaaggaaagtgaagtttgtaaaccactcactctcccacaccaaagcccatagagaaaatcagtgattttagctggcggggacacaggagctgctggtcctctgctgcctcgtgtggtcactttgtgtcactgaggtcaatctgagtgAAGGATGTCAGTGGCCgatttaacaaaataagacatttgaatttagtgatggaggcagcggtggatcagcggctcctgtgtgtgtgatgttaaactcagtggttttctctatgaggtttggtgcagTAAGTCGAACATGTTGTGAGCAGCAGGCGGCGCTCACGCTGCGCTCACGCTGCGCTCACTTCTGTGAGTaaaccaaacaacaaaagctTCCCAGGTGGAGGTTTTGTTAAACTGCGAGTTAGtaagcagaggtcagaggtcagaacgCGCCGACCTCGGTTCCCCATGGCCTGTAGGGTTTAGCGTTGTGAGtctgtgaagaagaggaggaggaggagggagggaagagcgGGAAACCTCCGTGGAGCGTGATGGGAAACGATGTCgctgagagggagaggagggaggtggagagaggGGCGGGGCCACACGGGAGTACcagggatgaagaggaggaggctggcgaggaagaggaggtggagtcTGGGTGGGAGGGGTAGGAGGAGGTGACACTGGGCTGTGATAGCTCGGTCGGCCTTTGGGgggctccacctcctccagcaTTTGGCAGAACAGGAAGTCCACTCAGTCCGTAGGAGGTGGCGGTCGGCATGTGTCGGAGCGCGGCGGCCCAGTGATGAGGGTGGAGGGGGTGAGGGAAAGTGGGAGgcggctgatgatgatgatgatgaggatgatgttgTGGAGCGTGGGAGGCGACCGTCAGGGCGGCGGCGGCGTCACGCTGTGAGGCACAGGAGGCCAGGTGGGAGAGGAGGCGAGAGCGCAGGGGGTCGCCGCCGGAGTCCACGCCCTCAGCGGCGCTCAGGTAACGGGAAACCTCCGTCAGACACTCCCTGAAACCCAGAGACAGGAAGTCCAGGGCCAGAGCGTGGGTGTCAAAATAaccttcacacaaacaaacgaagaagaagcagaagccGTCAGTGTCTACAGAGCCGGGGGAAAAGTGGGGGGCGGAGCTTACAATGACTAAGCTCTGCCCAAAAGCCTCCCCTGCTTTATCACCTATCACTCTCAACTGAGACCagtcatttacaaaatggacgcCAGTGTATTTGTTCACTGACGCTGTTTTTTTACGaataattttaatgtttataatgAAAAACCCGGCGGATCCAGTACTGAACCCTGTGGAACGCCACAGCAAATGAGTTCCCTTTAGCTTTGATGTCCATGCGCTGTTACCTTTTCCTGCAGTGAGCTGCAGCATCTTCAGGTGGTCCACGGTCATCTGCAGGATTTCTGCTTTCTCCAGCTTCACTGAACCCTGATGAGACCAGGACCAAGGTCGGAGTGAGTCACGGGACTAACGTGTGCGTGTCCCacagacttcaaaataaaagtttaggTTTCTGTTTGTCCATGCTAAAACACAACCTTACagatttcataataaaagtttaggtttctgtttgtccatgctaaaacacaaccctacaaatttcaaaataaaagtcttagtttCTGTTAGTTCTTGATAAAACACAaacccacagttttcaaaataaaagtcttagtttCTGTTAGTCCGTGCTCAAACATAACCCcacagatttcaaaataaaagtttaggTTTCTGTTAGTCCATTATAAAACACAACCCcaaagatttcaaaataaaagtcttagttACTGTTAGTTCGtgataaaacacaaacctgcagttttcaaaataaaagtcttagtttCTGTTAGTCTATGATAAAACACAACTCcacagatttcaaaataaaagtcttagtttCTGTTAGTCCATATAAACACAaacccacagttttcaaaataaaagtcttagtttctgttagataaaacacaaacccacagttttcaaaataaaatagtttctGTTAGTCCATGATAAAACACAGacccacagttttcaaaataaaagtcgtAGTTTCTGTTAGTCcatgataaaacacaaacccacagatttcaaaataaaagtcttagtttCTGTTAGTCcatgataaaacacaacatggacttaaaataagaatgaaaatatttaaaacatgaatcacCTGTTTCTCAAACGCTGTGGGGACGAGTCTCCGTAACTCAGACAAACTGTTGTTGATTCTGTCTCTGCGTCTCTTCTCAATTATCTGATCagtcagtgaatgaatgaatgagtgagtgaatgaatgagtgaatgagtgaaacaaacaaaaacatcagtcttttaaaaacatctttACCCCTCTCCGTTTCTTTCTCGCCATCACTTGTGTCGTCGTCGTCGGTGACGAACCACATCTGATCATCCTGACCTTCATCAGCCTGGAAATCAACGTATGtatgattttattatatttatttatttattgaagcatttataatgtgtttttattattaattaaatgagAACAATTTAAcagtaaaatgttcatttaattCAGAAGAAtcataaacctgtgtgtgttcactctaATTAATCTAGTTCATTTAATCTCATGTTTAAATGACAccacttctctttttctctaaatattatctttttttttaacgattCACAGACAAGTTCAACATTTTggcaacagacaaaaacatttttcctcaTTAAATGATTGGCTTTAAGATCTCTTTAAGAAATGCAGTGTTCGTAATtctttatattaaataaatgtggaaaagaCGCAGAAAGGAGAATAAGGCGTTCTCACC
The sequence above is drawn from the Solea senegalensis isolate Sse05_10M linkage group LG17, IFAPA_SoseM_1, whole genome shotgun sequence genome and encodes:
- the LOC122784357 gene encoding hairy/enhancer-of-split related with YRPW motif protein 2-like isoform X2; protein product: MKRPCEDSSSAESDVDVDGDRNVYPGLMKVRMIRCGSSPTTTTQVMARKKRRGIIEKRRRDRINNSLSELRRLVPTAFEKQGSVKLEKAEILQMTVDHLKMLQLTAGKGYFDTHALALDFLSLGFRECLTEVSRYLSAAEGVDSGGDPLRSRLLSHLASCASQRDAAAALTVASHAPQHHPHHHHHQPPPTFPHPLHPHHWAAALRHMPTATSYGLSGLPVLPNAGGGGAPQRPTELSQPSVTSSYPSHPDSTSSSSPASSSSSLVLPCGPAPLSTSLLSLSATSFPITLHGGFPLFPPSSSSSSSQTHNAKPYRPWGTEVGAF
- the LOC122784357 gene encoding hairy/enhancer-of-split related with YRPW motif protein 2-like isoform X1, coding for MKRPCEDSSSAESDVDVDGDRNVYPGLMKVRMIRCGSSPTTTTQVMARKKRRGIIEKRRRDRINNSLSELRRLVPTAFEKQGSVKLEKAEILQMTVDHLKMLQLTAGKGNSAWTSKLKGTHLLWRSTGFSTGSAGFFIINIKIIRKKTASVNKYTGVHFVNDWSQLRVIGDKAGEAFGQSLVIVSSAPHFSPGSVDTDGFCFFFVCLCEGYFDTHALALDFLSLGFRECLTEVSRYLSAAEGVDSGGDPLRSRLLSHLASCASQRDAAAALTVASHAPQHHPHHHHHQPPPTFPHPLHPHHWAAALRHMPTATSYGLSGLPVLPNAGGGGAPQRPTELSQPSVTSSYPSHPDSTSSSSPASSSSSLVLPCGPAPLSTSLLSLSATSFPITLHGGFPLFPPSSSSSSSQTHNAKPYRPWGTEVGAF